Below is a genomic region from Fusobacterium nucleatum.
TTTGTTCTATTTTCATAGTTATAGTTAGATCTGCACTTTTAATATTTTTATCACTTTCAATAAATTTTTCTATAACTTCTTTTTTGGAAAGTTTATCCCCACAAGCTACAATAAAAAACACAGATAATAAAGTCAGTAAGATAAATAATGATTTTTTTAAAGATTTTTTCATTTTTAATTCCCCCTATTTTTCAAACTTTTTTTATATTCTCTAAAACTATTCCACCTATCATGGAACCACATCCATTGTTCAGGATATTTTCTGATAACATCTTCCATAATATTTATTAAATATTGCACATTGTTTTGAACATCTTCTTTAAAGTTATCAGTTCTTTTTAATTTTATTTCATCTGTAACATAAACTGTTATTGTATTATCATCATTAAAAGTATTGTAAACAAGGACAAAGGGCATATCAAACTTTAAAGCCATTGAGATTGCTCCACTAGGTGCTTTTGTTTCTTTTCCAAAGAAATTTACTATTGCTCCCTTATCTCTATGGTCAGAGAATAGAGCATAAATTTTTTTTTCTTTTAATTTAGAAATTAAAACCCTACTTGTTTTTTCATTTTTTTCAATAACTTCCATATAGTTAGCTTTACCTCTAAGCTTTGTAATATAATCATTTATATATGGATTTCTTTGTTTTTTAGCAACTGTGATAATTTTGTGTTCACCAGTACAAACTGTACTGGCTTCCATATTACCCATATGCATAGTTGCAGCCATAACACCTCTACCTTTTTTATAGGCATTCTCCATACTTTCTTGATTAATAATTTTAATATTTTTAGGATTAATTAAATACTTTTCAAACCATAGTGAGCATAAAAACGCTTTTATCATAATTTTAAAAGACTTTTTTGCAATCTTTTCAATTTCTTCTTCTGATTTTTCAGGAAAAGCCATTCTTAAATTTATAAGTGCTGTCAATCTTCTACTTTTAATTAATTTATAAGCTACTGTTCCCAAAAAATCTCCAAACTTAAATCTTAATCTTTCTGGAAATAAAAGTAATAAAAAAATAAAAAATCTTGCTACAATATATTGTATGTAGTACATATTACCTCACCCTCAAATTTTTTTTCAATTTATTATAACATATTTTACTTGACTTGCTATTATAAATTTTTTATATATGATATAATATTTTAGTTAATTAAAAGTCTTTGGAGGTTAAAATGAGAATTGGAATAATTGGTGCTATGCATGAAGAAATAATGGAATTAAAAAATTCAATGACAAATATAAATGAAATACAGATTAGTAATTTAAAATTTTATGAAGGAAAACTTTGCTCAAAAGATATAGTTTTAGTTGAAAGTGGAATTGGAAAAGTTAATGCAGCAATTTCTACTACACTTTTAATATCTCAATTTAAAGTTGAAAAAATAATATTTACTGGTGTTGCAGGGGCAGTTAATCCAGAAATTAAAGTGACAGATATAGTCATTGGAACAGATTTAGTAGAATCTGATATGGATGTAACAGCTGGTGGAAATTATAAATTAGGAGAAATTCCTAGAATGAAATCTTCATATTTTAAAGCTGATCCTTATTTATTTACTTTGGCAGAATCAGTAGCAAGCAAATTATTTGGAACTGATAAAATACATAAAGGAAGAATAATTAGTAGAGATGAATTTGTTGCTTCATCAGAAAAAGTAAATAAACTTAGAGAAATTTTTTCTGCTGAATGTGTTGAAATGGAAGGGGCAGCTGTTGCTCATGTATGTGAAGTTATGAATATACCTTTTATAGTTATAAGGTCAATTTCTGATAAAGCAGATGATGAAGCAGGAATGACTTTTGATGAATTTGTTAAGATAGCAGCAAAACATTCAAAATCAATAGTAGAAGGAATTTTGTCAATAATAAAATAATGGAGGAAAAAATGCATATTGATGATTTATTAGAAGAACTCTATGCTTATTCTATGTTTAGTATAAGACTTGGTTTAGATAATATTAAAGAAATTTGTAAATATTTAGGAAATCCAGAAAAATCATATAAGGTTATACATATAACTGGAACAAATGGTAAAGGTTCTGTTTCAACAACAGTTGAAAGAATTTTACTAGATGCAGGATACAAGGTAGGAAAATATACTTCACCTCATATTCTTAAGTTTAATGAAAGAATAATTTTCAATGATAAATATATTAGTGATGAAGATGTTGCTAAATATTATGAGAGAGTTAAAAAAATTATAGATGAACACAATATTCAAGCTACATTTTTTGAAGTTACAACTGCTATGATGTTTGATTATTTTAAAGATATGAAAGTAGATTATGTCATTTTAGAAGCAGGTATGGGTGGAAGATATGATGCTACAAATATTTGTGACAATATAGTATCAGTTATAACAAATGTTAGCTTAGAACATACAGAATATTTGGGAGATACTATTTATAAGATTGCAAAAGAAAAAGCAGGAATAATTAAAAATTGTCCTTATACAATATTTGCAGATAATAATCCTGATGTTAAAAAAGCTATTGAAGAAACAACAGACAAATATGTAAATGTTTTAGAAAAATATAAAGACAGTACTTATAAATTAGATTTTAATACTTTTTCAACTAATATTTTGATAAATGGAAATAAATATGGGTATTCTCTTTTTGGAGATTATCAATATAAGAATTTTTTATGTGCCTATGAGGTTGTAAAATATTTAGGTATAGATGAAAATATAATAAAAGAAGCAGCTAAAAAAGTTATATGGCAATGTAGATTTGAAGTTTATTCTAAAAATCCATTAGTAATTTTTGATGGAGCACATAACCTTGCTGGTGTTGAAGAACTTATTAAAATTGTGAAACAACATTTTTCAAAAGATGAAGTAACAGTACTTGTTTCAATTTTAAAAGATAAAGATAGAGTTTCTATGTTTAGAAAATTAAATGAAATATCTTCTAATATAGTTTTAACTTCTATACCAGAGAATCCAAGAGCTTCAACTGCTAAAGAATTATATGATTATGTTGAAAACAAAAAAGATTTTGAGTATGAAGAAGACCCGATAAAAGCATATAATTTAGCTTTAAGTAAAAAAAGAAAACTTACTATAT
It encodes:
- a CDS encoding lysophospholipid acyltransferase family protein, which gives rise to MYYIQYIVARFFIFLLLLFPERLRFKFGDFLGTVAYKLIKSRRLTALINLRMAFPEKSEEEIEKIAKKSFKIMIKAFLCSLWFEKYLINPKNIKIINQESMENAYKKGRGVMAATMHMGNMEASTVCTGEHKIITVAKKQRNPYINDYITKLRGKANYMEVIEKNEKTSRVLISKLKEKKIYALFSDHRDKGAIVNFFGKETKAPSGAISMALKFDMPFVLVYNTFNDDNTITVYVTDEIKLKRTDNFKEDVQNNVQYLINIMEDVIRKYPEQWMWFHDRWNSFREYKKSLKNRGN
- a CDS encoding 5'-methylthioadenosine/adenosylhomocysteine nucleosidase — protein: MRIGIIGAMHEEIMELKNSMTNINEIQISNLKFYEGKLCSKDIVLVESGIGKVNAAISTTLLISQFKVEKIIFTGVAGAVNPEIKVTDIVIGTDLVESDMDVTAGGNYKLGEIPRMKSSYFKADPYLFTLAESVASKLFGTDKIHKGRIISRDEFVASSEKVNKLREIFSAECVEMEGAAVAHVCEVMNIPFIVIRSISDKADDEAGMTFDEFVKIAAKHSKSIVEGILSIIK
- a CDS encoding folylpolyglutamate synthase/dihydrofolate synthase family protein — encoded protein: MEEKMHIDDLLEELYAYSMFSIRLGLDNIKEICKYLGNPEKSYKVIHITGTNGKGSVSTTVERILLDAGYKVGKYTSPHILKFNERIIFNDKYISDEDVAKYYERVKKIIDEHNIQATFFEVTTAMMFDYFKDMKVDYVILEAGMGGRYDATNICDNIVSVITNVSLEHTEYLGDTIYKIAKEKAGIIKNCPYTIFADNNPDVKKAIEETTDKYVNVLEKYKDSTYKLDFNTFSTNILINGNKYGYSLFGDYQYKNFLCAYEVVKYLGIDENIIKEAAKKVIWQCRFEVYSKNPLVIFDGAHNLAGVEELIKIVKQHFSKDEVTVLVSILKDKDRVSMFRKLNEISSNIVLTSIPENPRASTAKELYDYVENKKDFEYEEDPIKAYNLALSKKRKLTICCGSFYILIKLKEGLNG